A region from the Ciconia boyciana chromosome 1, ASM3463844v1, whole genome shotgun sequence genome encodes:
- the TSPAN8 gene encoding tetraspanin-8 produces the protein MAGVSGCMKYSMFIFNFLFWVCGSIILGVSIWIRVSKDAQQELEIDSSLFAGVDLLIAVGSIIMVLGFLGCCGAIKESRCMLLLFFIGLLLILILQVTGGILGAVYRSQIETSVNKTLLSSVNSLQSSTEESKVFQEKFQKFERMNQCCGLLNGPIDWGKNFNAPFGNNKICECELEDASTDLCTSFQGRYIYKKSCGDVIIEYLKDHLLIIMGIAFGLTVIEILGLVFSMSLYCQIQRK, from the exons ATGGCGGGTGTAAGTGGCTGCATGAAGTACTCCATGTTCATCTTCAACTTCTTATTTTGG GTGTGTGGTTCCATTATTTTGGGAGTCTCTATATGGATACGTGTTAGCAAAGATGCTCAGCAG GAGTTGGAGATAGACAGCAGCCTGTTTGCAGGGGTTGATCTGCTGATAGCTGTGGGCTCCATCATTATGGTCCTTGGGTTTCTGGGGTGCTGTGGTGCCATAAAGGAGAGCCGGTGCATGCTGCTGTtg ttttTTATTGGACTGCTTCTGATCCTGATCCTTCAGGTCACAGGAGGTATTTTAGGAGCAGTGTACAGATCTCAG ATTGAAACATCCGTTAACAAGACTCTCCTGTCGAGTGTGAATTCATTGCAAAGCTCTACAGAAGAATCTAAAGTGTTTCAAGAGAAGTTCCAGAAGTTTGAGAGAATg AACCAGTGCTGTGGTTTGCTGAATGGACCTatagactggggaaaaaatttTAATGCTCCTTTTGGTAACAATAAAATCTGTGAGTGTGAACTAGAGGACGCATCAACAGACCTCTGCACCAGCTTTCAAGGCAGATACATTTataaaaag tcttgtgGAGATGTCATTATCGAATACCTTAAAGACCATCTGCTCATAATTATGGGGATTGCCTTTGGACTGACCGTTATTGAG attcTTGGTTTGGTGTTTTCTATGAGCCTCTACTGCCAGATccagagaaaatga